In a genomic window of Rhododendron vialii isolate Sample 1 chromosome 12a, ASM3025357v1:
- the LOC131311015 gene encoding E3 ubiquitin-protein ligase BOI: protein MLGGNNNNNSVFPVFIDENRLQYHTNASNQLQLFGNLPVGCNVDPVNFFGNEHETPVLLQPNKLSREAENISRQQKLQISLNYNLCHDEADRSASIPNLNPVSTGLRLSYDDDERNSSVTSASGSMTTAPPIILSLGDNIRAELDRQKEELDQYMKIQEQNLAKGLQDIKQRQMASFLTSIEKGVSQKLHEKDIEIENINRKNRELVERIKQVAAEAQNWHYRAKYNESVVNVLKNNLQQAISQGVDQGKEGFGDSEIDDANSYIETNNYLGIPCGSRSAAGLLKENMICRACKSKEVSILLMPCRHLCLCKDCDGLIGVCPICQLVKTASVPVYLS from the exons ATGTTGGGAggaaacaacaacaacaatagtgTGTTCCCCGTGTTCATTGATGAGAATCGATTGCAGTATCATACTAATGCATCAAATCAACTACAgttatttggaaatt TACCAGTTGGATGTAACGTTGAtccagtaaatttttttggaaatgagCACGAGACCCCTGTGCTACTCCAGCCTAATAAACTAAGCAGAGAAGCAGAAAATATCTCAAGGCAGCAGAAACTTCAAATTTCCCTGAATTACAATTTGTGCCATGATGAAGCTGATCGATCTGCAAGCATACCAAACCTGAACCCTGTGTCAACAGGGTTAAGGCTATcatatgatgatgatgaacgCAATTCCTCCGTTACCTCTGCAAGTGGAAGTATGACAACAGCACCACCAATCATTTTGTCTCTTGGTGACAACATTAGAGCTGAACTTGATCGGCAGAAAGAAGAACTTGATCAGTATATGAAGATTCAG GAACAGAATTTGGCAAAGGGGTTGCAAGACATAAAGCAGAGACAGATGGCATCTTTCTTAACTTCCATAGAAAAGGGGGTCAGTCAGAAGTTGCATGAGAAGGATATTGAGATAGAGAACATAAACCGAAAGAACAGAGAACTCGTCGAGAGAATTAAGCAGGTGGCGGCGGAAGCCCAGAACTGGCACTACAGAGCAAAGTACAACGAATCGGTGGTCAATGTCCTGAAGAACAACCTCCAGCAGGCAATTTCTCAGGGCGTTGACCAAGGCAAGGAAGGATTTGGAGATAGTGAAATCGACGATGCTAATTCCTATATCGAAACGAACAACTATCTTGGAATTCCATGTGGGTCCCGTAGTGCTGCTGGGCTTTTGAAGGAGAATATGATATGCAGAGCATGCAAGTCTAAGGAGGTATCCATATTGTTGATGCCTTGTAGGCACTTGTGTTTGTGCAAGGATTGTGACGGGTTAATCGGTGTTTGCCCGATTTGCCAGTTGGTGAAAACTGCTAGTGTCCCTGTTTATTTGTCCTGA